In the Mycolicibacterium thermoresistibile genome, one interval contains:
- a CDS encoding acyl-CoA dehydrogenase family protein — translation MDFNLTDEQELLRNGLTKFLSTRYDLEKSRAAAKTGPGWQPEIWQAFAEELGLLGATLPESVGGIGGGPVETMVIAEALGHALVIEPYVDTVVVAGGLLQRAGGDTAHRLLGRIAEGSAVVALAATEPQSGDWWRDVATTARRDGDQWVLDGAKIVATTAPLASHLLVTARTSGNQRDAEGISLFLVDMGAGHPGLALNSYRTIDDRRAADITLEGVRLPADALLGAAGQAWASLEQARDEGATAICAEAVGGMRKVLDDTVEYSKQRHQFGQPIGSFQVLQHRMVDMHMELQQAIAAVYLAVLNLTADAATRARAVSAAKATVGRAARFIGQNAVQLHGGMGMTEELAIGHYFKRLTAMQYEFGSTDHHLTRYAQLTRS, via the coding sequence ATGGACTTCAACCTGACCGACGAACAGGAACTGCTGCGCAACGGGCTCACCAAGTTCCTGTCCACGCGCTACGACCTGGAGAAGAGCCGCGCCGCCGCCAAGACCGGCCCCGGCTGGCAACCCGAGATCTGGCAGGCCTTCGCCGAGGAACTCGGTCTGCTCGGCGCCACCCTGCCCGAATCGGTGGGCGGTATCGGCGGCGGACCGGTGGAGACGATGGTGATCGCCGAGGCCCTGGGCCATGCGCTGGTGATCGAACCGTATGTGGACACGGTGGTGGTCGCCGGCGGGCTGCTGCAACGCGCGGGCGGCGACACCGCCCACCGACTGCTCGGGCGGATCGCCGAGGGCTCCGCGGTGGTCGCGTTGGCGGCCACCGAACCGCAGTCCGGCGACTGGTGGCGGGACGTGGCCACCACGGCGCGCCGCGACGGCGACCAGTGGGTGCTCGACGGCGCCAAGATCGTCGCCACCACCGCACCGTTGGCGTCCCATCTGCTGGTCACCGCCCGCACATCGGGGAATCAGCGTGACGCCGAAGGTATCTCGCTGTTCCTCGTGGACATGGGCGCCGGGCATCCCGGACTTGCACTGAACTCCTACCGCACCATCGACGACCGGCGCGCCGCCGACATCACCCTGGAGGGAGTGCGCCTGCCCGCCGACGCGTTGCTCGGTGCGGCCGGACAGGCATGGGCGTCGCTGGAGCAGGCCCGCGACGAGGGCGCCACCGCGATCTGCGCCGAGGCCGTCGGCGGTATGCGGAAGGTGTTGGACGACACCGTCGAATACAGCAAGCAGCGCCACCAGTTCGGCCAGCCGATCGGCAGCTTCCAGGTGCTCCAGCACCGCATGGTCGACATGCACATGGAACTCCAGCAGGCGATCGCCGCGGTGTACCTCGCGGTGCTCAACCTGACCGCCGATGCCGCCACCCGGGCGCGCGCGGTGTCGGCCGCCAAGGCGACGGTCGGCCGGGCGGCCCGGTTCATCGGCCAGAACGCTGTACAGTTGCACGGCGGCATGGGGATGACGGAGGAACTCGCGATCGGTCACTACTTCAAGCGGTTGACCGCGATGCAGTACGAGTTCGGGTCCACCGACCACCACCTCACCCGGTACGCACAGCTGACCCGGTCCTGA
- a CDS encoding aldo/keto reductase, producing MTTVPAITLNNGAQIPQVGFGVYQIPPDQTAAAVRTALDAGYRHIDTAQMYGNERGVAEGIRDAGLDRGEVFITSKLNNPYHRPDDARRAFDRTLTELGSDYVDLFLIHWPLPMHYDGDFVSTWKTLEEFAADGRARSIGVSNFEPAHLDLLAAETSTVPAVNQVEIHPYFGNNDVRRYCAEHGIAVEAWAPIAKGRVADDPVIAGIADRLGRTPAQVTLRWHIQRGDIVLPKSVTPERVRSNIALFDFELSDADMAAISALDKGEAGRMGPHPDKFDMI from the coding sequence ATGACCACCGTTCCAGCCATCACGCTCAACAACGGCGCCCAGATCCCGCAAGTCGGTTTCGGGGTCTACCAGATCCCTCCGGACCAGACCGCCGCCGCGGTGCGTACCGCACTGGACGCCGGATACCGGCACATCGACACCGCGCAGATGTACGGCAATGAGCGCGGCGTCGCCGAAGGCATCCGCGACGCCGGACTGGACCGCGGCGAGGTGTTCATCACCAGCAAGCTCAACAACCCCTACCACCGGCCGGACGACGCCCGGCGGGCGTTCGACCGGACCCTGACCGAACTGGGCTCCGACTACGTGGACCTGTTCCTGATCCACTGGCCGCTGCCCATGCACTACGACGGGGATTTCGTGTCCACCTGGAAGACCCTCGAGGAGTTCGCCGCCGACGGCCGGGCCCGCAGCATCGGGGTGTCGAACTTCGAACCCGCCCACCTCGACCTGCTGGCCGCCGAGACCAGCACCGTGCCCGCGGTCAACCAGGTCGAGATCCACCCGTACTTCGGCAACAACGATGTCCGCCGGTACTGCGCCGAGCACGGCATCGCGGTCGAGGCGTGGGCGCCGATCGCCAAGGGACGGGTGGCCGACGATCCGGTGATCGCGGGCATCGCCGACCGGCTCGGCAGGACGCCGGCGCAGGTGACGTTGCGCTGGCACATCCAGCGTGGCGACATCGTGCTGCCCAAATCGGTGACGCCGGAACGGGTCAGGTCCAATATCGCGCTGTTCGACTTCGAGCTCAGCGACGCCGACATGGCGGCGATCTCGGCGCTCGACAAGGGGGAGGCGGGCCGGATGGGACCGCACCCGGACAAGTTCGACATGATCTGA
- a CDS encoding EAL domain-containing protein has protein sequence MAADAATARDVSRRVLADLVRAFELDFSFLRHNDHEIRASKLIAEWPVRENVPDPDPIGVVHFEGADPVFALAEHAKEIHIFRPEPATDEFQRLIEESSGVPASTVAAVPLVSGEITTGVLGFVKYGDRQWHPDELNALKAIASLFAQVQARVEAEERLRYLAEHDDLTGLHNRRALLAHLDARLAAGQPGPVSALYFDLDRLKAVNDYLGHTVGDWFIRVLAERLREGAGPDDLIARLGGDEFVVVPSGPVDADAALELANRLRSRLQQQVCVDGEMLTRTASIGVAQGTPGRDTTSDLLRRADQAVLTAKSAGGNQITVFTDDMSLEAEFRNDIELHLQSVIQDEALLLHFLPEVDMRTGEILATEALVRWHHPTRGLLAPDTFIGVAESVNLAGELGRWVMRTACGEFAKWRAEGIGLDAVLRINVSPVQLVTDGFVASVADIIDEFGLDGSSVCLEITESVVVQDIKTTRITLEGLNEVGVQVAIDDFGTGYSVLSHLKTLPVDTLKIDKGFVQDLGNSPGDLAIVRAIIALAEAFGLQLVAEGVETEAAALTLLRHGCHRAQGFLLSRPIPSNEMRELLARGRIPMRFSATP, from the coding sequence ATGGCCGCGGACGCCGCCACCGCCAGGGACGTCAGTCGGCGGGTGCTCGCCGATCTGGTGCGGGCCTTCGAACTCGACTTCAGTTTCCTGCGGCACAACGACCACGAGATCCGTGCATCGAAGCTGATCGCCGAATGGCCGGTGCGGGAGAACGTCCCGGATCCCGACCCCATCGGCGTGGTGCACTTCGAGGGCGCCGACCCGGTGTTCGCGCTTGCGGAACACGCCAAGGAGATCCACATCTTCCGTCCGGAACCGGCGACCGACGAGTTCCAGCGGCTGATCGAGGAGTCCAGCGGTGTCCCGGCCAGCACGGTGGCCGCGGTGCCGCTGGTCTCCGGCGAGATCACCACCGGGGTGCTCGGATTCGTCAAGTACGGCGACCGGCAGTGGCATCCGGACGAACTCAACGCGCTGAAGGCCATCGCCTCGCTGTTCGCGCAGGTGCAGGCCCGGGTAGAGGCCGAGGAACGGCTCCGCTACCTGGCCGAACACGATGACCTCACCGGCCTGCACAACCGGCGGGCACTGCTGGCACATCTGGACGCCCGGCTCGCCGCGGGCCAACCGGGACCGGTGTCGGCACTGTACTTCGACCTGGACCGGCTCAAGGCGGTCAACGACTATCTCGGTCACACCGTCGGCGACTGGTTCATCCGGGTGCTCGCCGAACGGTTGCGGGAGGGCGCCGGCCCGGACGACCTCATCGCCCGGCTCGGCGGCGACGAATTCGTCGTGGTGCCCTCCGGTCCGGTGGACGCCGACGCCGCCCTGGAGCTGGCGAACCGGCTCCGGTCCCGGCTGCAGCAGCAGGTGTGCGTCGACGGCGAGATGCTGACGCGGACCGCCAGTATCGGTGTCGCCCAAGGTACTCCCGGACGGGACACCACCTCGGACCTGCTGCGGCGCGCGGATCAGGCGGTGCTGACCGCCAAGAGCGCCGGGGGCAACCAGATCACGGTGTTCACCGACGACATGTCGCTGGAAGCCGAGTTCCGCAACGACATCGAACTCCACCTCCAGAGCGTCATCCAGGACGAGGCGCTGCTGCTGCATTTCCTGCCGGAGGTGGACATGCGCACCGGCGAGATCCTGGCAACCGAGGCGCTGGTGCGGTGGCATCACCCGACCCGCGGTCTGCTCGCGCCCGACACCTTCATCGGGGTCGCGGAGTCGGTCAACCTCGCCGGCGAACTGGGCCGGTGGGTGATGCGCACCGCCTGCGGCGAATTCGCGAAGTGGCGCGCCGAGGGCATCGGACTCGACGCGGTGCTGCGGATCAACGTCTCGCCGGTACAACTGGTCACCGACGGTTTCGTCGCCTCGGTGGCCGACATCATCGACGAGTTCGGTCTGGACGGGTCCTCGGTGTGCCTGGAGATCACCGAGAGTGTGGTGGTGCAGGACATCAAGACCACCCGCATCACGCTGGAGGGGCTCAACGAGGTCGGGGTGCAGGTCGCGATCGACGACTTCGGAACCGGTTACAGCGTGTTGTCCCACCTCAAGACGCTGCCCGTGGACACCCTGAAGATCGACAAGGGCTTCGTGCAGGATCTCGGCAACAGTCCCGGTGATCTGGCGATCGTGCGGGCGATCATCGCGCTGGCCGAGGCGTTCGGGCTGCAACTGGTCGCGGAGGGGGTGGAGACCGAGGCGGCCGCGCTGACCCTGCTGCGGCACGGGTGTCACCGGGCGCAGGGCTTCCTGCTGTCCCGGCCGATCCCGTCCAACGAGATGAGGGAACTACTCGCCCGCGGGCGGATACCGATGCGGTTTTCGGCGACGCCGTGA
- a CDS encoding Rv1355c family protein produces MSHTVAAAHRGSAQILDSTDDADRRILTELRNDPAIEVIDHRDRQAATSAGLLDAPQPDEATASRYWAYYPWRRAVVAVLDPETFRRIRFDRNRNLITRAEQDRLGQLRIGIVGLSVGHAVAHMLAMEGVCGELRLADFDELELTNLNRVPATVFDLGVNKATAAARRIAELDPYLRVQTFTAGLTEDNIDTFLDGLDIVVEECDSLDMKIAVRQAAKARSLPVLMATSDHGLIDVERFDLEPDRPILHGLLGDVDTAALADLPSKDKVPHVLNILEATKLSARGAASMVEVGRTLSTWPQLASEVTLGAATIAKAVRRIGLGEPLPSGRVRIDVDDALEKLTTPASRPPDRQPDRAPDPPTGPAPTEMNEATGATEATGATGAVMARMAAAVVRAPSAGNAQPWTVQTGPDSITLRLDRDRSSLLDLGFRASTVALGAAVFNARVAAAAAGRSVAVEFGDGSGDGGGAVPHAVIRLRDAHRPDDPADLAGLAELYRPMLLRETNRRKGRAAPIDDETVALLDAAADRQGARLRLLTGPAELDTAASIIAATDRIRYLTPRLHAEMIAELRWPGDPDPDSGIDIWAMELDPGQLAVLDILRRPDVMTALTEWDAGDALGDYTRERIRSSSALAVVTVEGREPADYLRGGSALEAVWIRAQQRGLAVHPVSPLFLYAHEEDELRALSPRFASSLVNLRREFHDLAGTRRGESQIIVFRLFEAPPASVRSRRRSGGIGVD; encoded by the coding sequence TTGAGTCACACGGTCGCCGCCGCCCACCGGGGTTCCGCACAAATCCTCGACAGCACCGACGACGCCGACCGGCGTATTCTCACCGAACTCCGCAACGACCCCGCGATCGAGGTCATCGATCACCGCGATCGGCAGGCGGCGACGAGCGCGGGGCTGCTCGATGCTCCGCAACCGGACGAGGCCACCGCATCACGGTATTGGGCGTACTACCCGTGGCGGCGGGCGGTGGTGGCAGTCCTGGATCCGGAGACGTTCCGCCGGATACGGTTCGACCGCAACCGCAACCTGATCACCCGGGCCGAGCAGGACCGGCTCGGTCAACTGAGGATCGGGATCGTCGGACTGAGCGTGGGCCACGCGGTGGCGCACATGCTGGCCATGGAGGGCGTCTGCGGAGAACTGCGGTTGGCCGACTTCGACGAACTGGAGCTGACCAACCTCAACCGGGTGCCCGCCACGGTGTTCGATCTCGGCGTCAACAAGGCCACCGCGGCGGCCCGGCGGATCGCCGAACTCGACCCCTACCTGCGGGTGCAGACCTTCACAGCCGGTCTCACCGAGGACAACATCGACACCTTCCTCGACGGGCTGGACATCGTGGTCGAGGAATGCGATTCACTGGACATGAAGATCGCGGTGCGGCAGGCGGCCAAGGCGCGCAGCCTGCCGGTGCTGATGGCGACCAGTGACCACGGGCTGATCGACGTCGAACGGTTCGATCTGGAACCGGACCGGCCGATCCTGCACGGTCTGCTCGGCGATGTCGACACGGCGGCGCTGGCGGATCTGCCCAGCAAGGACAAGGTGCCTCATGTCCTGAACATCCTGGAGGCGACGAAGCTGTCCGCGCGGGGCGCGGCATCGATGGTCGAGGTCGGCCGGACCCTGTCCACCTGGCCGCAGCTGGCCTCCGAGGTGACCCTCGGCGCGGCCACCATCGCCAAGGCGGTGCGCAGGATCGGGTTGGGTGAACCGCTGCCCTCCGGGCGGGTCCGCATCGACGTCGACGACGCGCTGGAGAAGCTCACCACCCCGGCGTCGCGTCCCCCCGACCGGCAGCCGGACCGCGCCCCCGATCCGCCGACCGGCCCCGCTCCGACCGAGATGAACGAGGCGACAGGGGCGACAGAGGCGACAGGGGCGACAGGGGCCGTCATGGCGCGGATGGCCGCCGCGGTGGTGCGGGCGCCGTCGGCCGGCAACGCGCAGCCCTGGACCGTGCAGACCGGGCCGGACTCCATCACCCTGCGGCTGGACCGGGATCGCAGCTCGCTGCTGGACCTCGGGTTCCGCGCCAGCACGGTGGCGCTCGGCGCCGCGGTGTTCAACGCCCGGGTGGCGGCCGCGGCCGCCGGCCGTTCGGTCGCCGTCGAGTTCGGCGATGGTTCCGGCGACGGCGGGGGCGCGGTGCCCCACGCGGTCATCCGGCTGCGCGACGCGCACCGCCCCGACGACCCGGCCGACCTGGCGGGACTGGCCGAGCTGTACCGCCCGATGCTGCTGCGGGAGACCAACCGCCGCAAGGGGCGCGCCGCCCCGATCGACGACGAGACCGTCGCCCTGCTCGATGCCGCCGCCGACCGGCAGGGTGCGCGGCTGCGGCTGCTGACCGGCCCGGCCGAACTCGACACCGCCGCGTCGATCATCGCCGCCACCGACCGGATCCGGTATCTGACCCCGCGGCTGCACGCCGAGATGATCGCCGAGCTGCGCTGGCCGGGCGACCCGGACCCGGACAGCGGGATCGACATCTGGGCCATGGAACTCGACCCCGGCCAGCTCGCGGTCCTCGACATCCTCCGCCGCCCGGACGTGATGACCGCGCTCACCGAGTGGGATGCCGGCGACGCGCTGGGCGACTACACCCGGGAGCGGATCCGGTCCAGTTCCGCACTGGCGGTGGTGACCGTCGAGGGCCGGGAGCCGGCCGACTATCTGCGGGGCGGTTCGGCGCTGGAAGCGGTGTGGATCCGCGCGCAGCAGCGCGGGCTCGCGGTGCACCCGGTCTCACCGCTGTTTCTCTACGCCCATGAGGAGGACGAACTACGGGCTCTGTCACCACGTTTCGCGTCGTCACTGGTGAACCTGCGACGCGAGTTCCACGACCTCGCCGGCACCCGGCGCGGCGAATCGCAGATCATCGTGTTCCGCTTGTTCGAGGCGCCGCCGGCGTCGGTGCGCAGCCGCCGGCGGTCGGGAGGCATCGGTGTCGACTGA
- a CDS encoding nucleoside/nucleotide kinase family protein translates to MRTTADAVAELTDDVHRLLNAHPGRVVLGLVGPPGAGKSTLAQRLVREFGPGAPEGVGYVPMDGFHLSNAQLDRLGRRHRKGAPDTFDVDGYLAVLQQISHSHRIRDVYVPGFDRTLDEPVAARHVVPADARVIVTEGNYLALPSPGWAAVRDLLDWVVYLDSPAPLRRRRLIERHIRGGRGAAEAARWVDTVDDPNAELIAAGRGRCDRVLEIGDTGVQSAGS, encoded by the coding sequence GTGCGCACCACTGCCGATGCGGTCGCCGAGCTGACCGACGACGTCCACCGCCTGCTGAACGCACACCCCGGCCGGGTGGTGCTCGGCCTGGTCGGCCCGCCGGGCGCCGGAAAGTCGACGCTGGCGCAGCGCCTGGTGCGGGAGTTCGGCCCGGGCGCCCCGGAGGGGGTCGGCTACGTGCCGATGGACGGGTTCCACCTGTCCAACGCGCAGCTGGACCGGCTCGGCCGCCGGCACCGTAAGGGCGCACCGGACACGTTCGATGTGGACGGGTATCTCGCTGTGCTGCAGCAGATCAGCCACAGCCATCGGATCCGCGACGTGTATGTCCCCGGATTCGACCGCACCCTCGACGAGCCGGTCGCGGCCCGCCACGTGGTGCCGGCCGACGCCCGGGTGATCGTCACCGAGGGCAACTACCTGGCCCTGCCGTCACCCGGCTGGGCGGCGGTGCGGGATCTGCTCGACTGGGTGGTGTACCTGGACAGTCCGGCACCGCTGCGCCGGCGCCGGCTGATCGAACGGCACATCCGCGGCGGACGCGGCGCGGCGGAGGCGGCACGGTGGGTGGACACCGTCGACGACCCGAACGCCGAGTTGATCGCGGCCGGCCGCGGCCGGTGCGATCGGGTGCTCGAGATCGGTGATACGGGGGTTCAGTCCGCCGGCTCGTAG
- a CDS encoding thiolase family protein, producing MGLRGEAAIVGFTELPATRQPTGPLEFNLEQWARLAAAALADAGLTAADVDGIVTTHLPESQLFAPSTIIEYLGITANFAELVDLGGASSAAMVWRAAAAIELGLCSAVLCVVPAIPLTPTCEEKPVDFTEMLYFGASSNRYGSPQAEFEIPYGNLGQNGPYGQVATRYAATYGYDERAMAKISVDQRVNANHTPGAIFEDKPLTIEDVLASPVIAAPLRLLEIVMPVMGGAAVVIADERLARRGRNRPVWVKGFGERVPYKTPTYAEDLLQTPMITAAASAFGMAGLTPQDMDMVSIYDCYTITVLLSLEDAGFCPKGKGMQFVAEHDLTFRGDFPMNTAGGQLGYGQAGLAGGMHHVCDATRQIMGRAGVTQVPDCNRAFVSGNGGILSEQTTLVLEGD from the coding sequence ATGGGACTTCGTGGCGAGGCTGCGATCGTCGGCTTCACCGAACTTCCGGCCACGCGGCAGCCCACCGGCCCGTTGGAGTTCAACCTCGAGCAGTGGGCCCGGCTGGCGGCCGCCGCACTGGCCGACGCCGGCTTGACCGCCGCGGACGTGGACGGGATCGTCACCACCCACCTGCCCGAGTCGCAGCTCTTCGCGCCGTCGACGATCATCGAATATCTCGGGATCACAGCGAATTTCGCCGAGCTGGTCGATCTGGGCGGGGCGAGTTCGGCGGCGATGGTGTGGCGGGCGGCCGCGGCGATCGAGCTCGGGCTGTGCAGCGCAGTGCTGTGCGTGGTGCCGGCGATCCCGCTGACTCCCACCTGCGAGGAGAAACCGGTCGACTTCACCGAGATGCTGTACTTCGGGGCGTCGAGCAACCGGTACGGCTCGCCGCAGGCCGAATTCGAGATCCCGTACGGGAATCTCGGCCAGAACGGTCCGTACGGTCAGGTCGCCACGAGATACGCGGCCACGTACGGATACGACGAGCGGGCGATGGCCAAGATCAGCGTCGATCAACGCGTCAACGCCAACCACACCCCGGGGGCGATCTTCGAAGACAAGCCGTTGACCATCGAGGACGTGCTGGCCAGCCCGGTCATCGCGGCGCCGCTGCGGTTGCTGGAGATCGTGATGCCGGTGATGGGCGGCGCGGCGGTGGTGATCGCCGACGAGCGGCTGGCCCGGCGCGGCCGGAACCGCCCGGTGTGGGTGAAGGGCTTCGGCGAGCGGGTGCCGTACAAGACCCCGACCTACGCCGAGGATCTGCTGCAGACGCCGATGATCACGGCAGCCGCATCGGCGTTCGGGATGGCCGGTCTGACCCCGCAGGACATGGACATGGTGTCGATCTACGACTGCTACACGATCACCGTGCTGCTGAGCCTCGAGGACGCCGGGTTCTGCCCCAAGGGCAAGGGCATGCAGTTCGTCGCCGAACACGATCTGACCTTCCGCGGGGACTTCCCGATGAACACCGCCGGCGGACAACTCGGTTACGGGCAGGCCGGGCTGGCCGGCGGGATGCACCACGTGTGCGACGCCACCCGCCAGATCATGGGCCGCGCCGGCGTGACCCAGGTGCCCGACTGCAACCGGGCGTTCGTCTCCGGCAACGGCGGCATCCTCAGCGAACAGACCACCCTGGTGTTGGAGGGCGATTGA
- a CDS encoding acyl-CoA dehydrogenase family protein, whose product MDLQWSPADLAFRDEVRAFLDEKLTPGLRRAGRLQTSVYSDHEASMEWQRILHERGWAAPAWPVEYGGCDWTLTQHYIFERETTLAGAPSLSPMGIKMVAHAIIAYGTQEQKDYFLPRILTGEVFFCQGYSEPEAGSDLAALSMAAVDDGDDLICSGSKIWTTHAVEANWMFALVRTSRSDKKQKGITFLLIDMTSPGIEIRPLVMTSGEVVQNQVFFDEVRVPKRNVVGKIDEGWTVAKYLLEFERGGSATSPGLQVMADQIATAAAEQPGPGGTRLIDDPGFSRRLADARIRTEVLEILEYQVLATVAAGKNPGSASSMLKVLSTELSQTLTELAMEAAGPQGRAYQPHATCPGGPVSDFVPPADGYVTGEPWQAVAPLRYFNDRAGSIYAGSNEIQRNILAKAALGL is encoded by the coding sequence ATGGACCTGCAATGGTCGCCAGCCGATCTGGCGTTCCGCGACGAAGTGCGTGCCTTTCTCGACGAGAAACTGACCCCCGGGTTGCGCCGCGCCGGCCGGCTCCAGACGAGCGTCTACTCCGACCACGAGGCCAGCATGGAGTGGCAGCGCATCCTGCACGAGCGCGGCTGGGCCGCACCGGCGTGGCCGGTCGAGTACGGCGGCTGCGACTGGACCCTGACCCAGCACTACATCTTCGAACGCGAAACCACCCTGGCGGGTGCACCGTCGTTGTCGCCGATGGGAATCAAGATGGTGGCGCACGCGATCATCGCGTACGGCACCCAGGAACAGAAGGACTACTTCCTGCCCCGGATCCTCACCGGCGAGGTGTTCTTCTGCCAGGGTTACTCCGAACCCGAGGCCGGTTCGGACCTGGCCGCCCTGTCGATGGCGGCCGTCGACGACGGCGACGACCTGATCTGCAGCGGCAGCAAGATCTGGACCACCCACGCCGTCGAGGCGAACTGGATGTTCGCCCTGGTCCGCACCAGCAGGTCCGACAAGAAGCAGAAGGGCATCACCTTCCTGCTCATCGACATGACCAGCCCGGGCATCGAGATCCGTCCGCTGGTGATGACCTCCGGCGAGGTCGTGCAGAACCAGGTGTTCTTCGACGAGGTGCGGGTGCCCAAGCGCAATGTGGTCGGCAAGATCGACGAGGGCTGGACGGTCGCGAAATACCTGCTGGAGTTCGAGCGCGGCGGTAGCGCCACCTCCCCCGGTCTGCAGGTGATGGCCGATCAGATCGCCACCGCGGCAGCCGAACAGCCCGGGCCGGGCGGCACCAGGCTGATCGACGATCCGGGATTCAGCCGCCGCCTCGCCGACGCCCGCATCCGCACCGAGGTCCTCGAGATCCTCGAGTATCAGGTGCTGGCCACCGTCGCCGCCGGAAAGAATCCCGGCTCGGCGTCCTCGATGCTCAAGGTGCTCAGCACCGAGTTGAGCCAGACGCTGACCGAACTGGCGATGGAAGCCGCCGGACCGCAGGGCCGCGCCTACCAACCGCACGCCACCTGCCCCGGCGGCCCGGTGTCGGACTTCGTCCCACCGGCAGACGGATACGTCACCGGTGAACCGTGGCAGGCGGTGGCTCCGCTGCGCTACTTCAACGACCGCGCGGGCTCGATCTACGCGGGCAGCAACGAAATTCAGCGAAACATTCTGGCGAAAGCGGCCCTCGGGCTCTAG
- a CDS encoding MaoC family dehydratase yields MKVFNGIEELAAAEGTQLGPTDWLEITQERVNLFADATGDHQWIHVDPDRAAKGPFGGTIAHGLLTLSLLPYFSQQMYRVDNVKMAINYGYNKVRFINPVKVGARLRGRTEITKVDRLDGAVQATMTTTVEIEGEEKPAAVAESIVRIIG; encoded by the coding sequence ATGAAGGTGTTCAACGGCATCGAGGAGCTGGCGGCGGCCGAGGGCACCCAGTTGGGCCCGACCGATTGGCTGGAGATCACCCAGGAGCGGGTGAATCTCTTCGCCGACGCCACCGGTGACCATCAGTGGATCCACGTCGATCCGGACCGTGCCGCCAAGGGTCCGTTCGGGGGCACCATCGCGCACGGTCTGCTCACCTTGTCATTGCTGCCGTATTTCTCGCAACAGATGTACCGCGTGGACAACGTCAAGATGGCGATCAACTACGGCTACAACAAGGTGCGCTTCATTAACCCGGTCAAGGTCGGCGCCAGGCTGCGCGGCCGCACCGAGATCACCAAGGTCGACCGCCTCGACGGCGCGGTGCAGGCGACGATGACCACCACCGTGGAGATCGAGGGCGAGGAGAAGCCGGCGGCGGTGGCCGAATCGATCGTCCGCATCATCGGCTGA
- a CDS encoding Zn-ribbon domain-containing OB-fold protein — translation MSALSRPMPIPTPTTQPFWDALTEHKIRIQYSPSTGRYVFYPRVLAPGTLADDLQWREISGAGSLYTFTVAHRPVSPHFADAVPQILAVVEWDEGPRFSTEIVNAAPEELTVGMRVKPVFTDYPEHGITMLRYEPAD, via the coding sequence ATGTCCGCACTCAGCCGGCCGATGCCGATCCCCACACCCACCACCCAGCCGTTCTGGGACGCGCTGACGGAGCACAAGATCCGCATCCAGTACTCTCCCTCGACCGGCCGGTACGTGTTCTATCCCCGGGTGCTCGCCCCCGGCACCCTGGCCGACGACCTGCAGTGGCGGGAGATCTCCGGCGCGGGTTCGCTGTACACGTTCACCGTCGCGCACCGGCCCGTCTCCCCGCACTTCGCCGATGCGGTCCCACAGATCCTCGCGGTCGTGGAATGGGATGAGGGTCCGCGGTTCTCGACCGAGATCGTCAACGCCGCACCGGAGGAGTTGACCGTCGGCATGCGGGTGAAGCCGGTGTTCACCGACTATCCCGAACACGGCATCACGATGCTGCGCTACGAGCCGGCGGACTGA